A single region of the Neisseriaceae bacterium genome encodes:
- the uvrA gene encoding excinuclease ABC subunit UvrA: MTEYIKVRGARTHNLKNINLDIPRNQLVVITGLSGSGKSSLAFDTLYAEGQRRYVESLSAYARQFLQMMEKPDVDLIEGLSPAISIEQKSTNHNPRSTVGTVTEIYDYLRLLYARIGTPYCPEHNEPLSSQTVSQMVDTIMNLAEGTKIMILAPVVRNRKGEFLDLLASLKIQGFIRVKIDGQNYEIDEVPELKKNIKHNIEVVIDRIKVRADVKQRLAESFEVALRLGDDQAIAVNMDTEEEYSFSTKFSCPKCSYSLLELEPRLFSFNNPIGSCPTCNGLGEMYYFDIDKIVAHPELSLAAGAVRGWDRRNSISYQMIHSLAKHYNFDINTPFQELPDSVKNILLYGSDKESIEFILNSDNGKQYKNKHPFEGIIPNLERRLRETDSYFIREEISKYQTYSTCTDCHGARIRKEARYVRIGSLGINEVTQLNLKESYDFFNQLVLQGNQKIIAEKILKEIINRLSFLINVGLDYLSLARSTETLSGGEAQRIRLASQIGSGLTGVMYVLDEPSIGLHQRDNDRLLATLKFLRDLGNSVLVVEHDKDAIKAADFVIDMGPGAGEYGGEIVMASPPCELVKDKNSITGQYISGKKTIEYSPQKNPINPERLLILKGASGNNLKQVNLTIPLGLIVCITGVSGSGKSTLINDTLAKILARELNRADTNPAPYEEITGLEHLDKIINVDQSPIGRTPRSNPATYTGLFTHIRELFAKTPLARERGYNVGRFSFNVKGGRCESCQGDGMIKVEMHFLSDIYVPCEVCHGKRYNRETLEVTYKNKNISEVLDMTVEEASQFFENIPSISRKLDILKDVGLGYIRLGQSATTLSGGEAQRIKLALELSKRDTGKTLYVLDEPTTGLHFADISLLLDVIKRLNSKGNTIIIIEHNLDVIKTADYIVDLGPEGGDKGGEIIAKGTPEEIATNPRSYTGKYLKSYLE; the protein is encoded by the coding sequence ATGACAGAATATATCAAAGTTCGTGGTGCTAGAACGCATAATCTAAAGAATATTAACTTAGACATTCCAAGAAACCAGTTGGTTGTGATTACTGGTTTATCAGGTAGTGGAAAATCATCTTTAGCCTTTGATACGTTATACGCTGAAGGTCAGCGTCGATATGTAGAGAGTTTATCAGCCTATGCAAGACAATTCTTGCAAATGATGGAAAAACCAGATGTCGATTTAATTGAAGGCCTATCACCCGCCATTTCGATTGAACAAAAATCAACCAATCATAATCCTCGTTCAACAGTGGGTACAGTAACAGAAATTTATGATTATTTGAGATTATTATATGCCAGAATAGGCACACCTTATTGTCCTGAACACAATGAACCCCTATCGAGTCAAACTGTTTCTCAAATGGTAGATACTATTATGAATTTGGCAGAAGGAACCAAAATAATGATTCTAGCACCTGTGGTTAGAAATCGAAAAGGAGAGTTTTTAGACTTGTTGGCAAGTTTAAAAATACAAGGTTTTATTCGTGTCAAAATAGATGGTCAGAATTATGAAATAGATGAAGTTCCTGAGCTGAAAAAAAATATTAAACATAATATTGAGGTTGTAATCGATAGAATTAAAGTTAGGGCAGATGTCAAACAAAGGTTAGCTGAAAGTTTTGAAGTAGCTTTAAGGTTAGGAGATGATCAAGCAATTGCAGTTAATATGGATACAGAAGAAGAATATTCTTTTTCAACAAAATTTTCCTGCCCTAAATGTTCTTATAGCTTATTAGAGCTAGAACCTCGCTTATTCAGTTTTAATAATCCTATAGGCTCTTGCCCCACTTGTAATGGCTTAGGAGAAATGTACTATTTTGATATTGATAAAATTGTTGCTCACCCGGAACTCTCTTTAGCAGCAGGAGCGGTAAGAGGTTGGGATAGGAGAAATAGTATTTCTTACCAAATGATACATTCTTTGGCAAAGCATTATAATTTTGATATTAATACACCTTTCCAAGAACTCCCAGACTCTGTCAAAAATATTTTATTGTATGGATCTGATAAAGAAAGCATTGAATTTATTTTAAACTCTGATAATGGAAAACAATATAAAAATAAGCATCCTTTTGAAGGTATTATTCCAAATCTGGAGCGGCGTTTGAGAGAAACAGATTCTTATTTTATTAGAGAAGAAATTAGTAAATATCAAACTTATTCAACTTGTACTGATTGCCATGGTGCTCGAATTAGAAAAGAGGCTAGATATGTGCGTATCGGAAGTTTGGGAATTAATGAAGTCACTCAATTAAATTTAAAAGAAAGTTATGATTTTTTTAATCAATTAGTTTTGCAAGGTAATCAGAAAATTATTGCAGAAAAAATATTAAAAGAAATTATTAATCGTTTAAGTTTTTTAATTAATGTTGGACTAGATTATTTGAGCTTAGCTAGGAGTACTGAAACGTTATCTGGAGGTGAGGCACAAAGAATCCGTTTGGCCAGCCAAATTGGTTCTGGTTTAACAGGAGTAATGTATGTCTTGGATGAACCCTCCATTGGACTTCACCAAAGGGATAATGATCGTTTACTAGCAACATTAAAATTCTTAAGAGACTTAGGCAATAGTGTGCTGGTAGTAGAGCATGATAAGGATGCGATTAAAGCTGCTGATTTTGTAATAGATATGGGGCCAGGGGCAGGTGAATATGGAGGGGAAATAGTAATGGCCTCACCCCCTTGTGAATTAGTCAAAGATAAAAATTCGATTACTGGTCAATATATTAGTGGTAAAAAAACCATTGAATATTCCCCGCAGAAAAATCCCATAAATCCAGAACGATTATTAATTTTAAAAGGAGCAAGTGGAAATAATCTAAAACAAGTAAATTTGACCATTCCTTTAGGTTTAATTGTTTGTATCACTGGGGTTTCTGGTAGTGGTAAATCAACCCTAATTAATGATACTTTAGCAAAAATTTTAGCTAGAGAATTGAACCGAGCTGATACCAACCCAGCACCTTATGAAGAAATAACAGGACTAGAACATTTAGATAAGATTATTAATGTTGATCAATCTCCAATTGGTCGAACACCACGTTCCAATCCCGCAACCTACACAGGCTTATTTACCCATATTCGTGAATTATTTGCTAAAACTCCTTTAGCCAGAGAAAGAGGTTATAACGTAGGCCGTTTTAGCTTTAATGTTAAAGGGGGGCGTTGTGAATCCTGTCAAGGGGATGGTATGATTAAAGTTGAAATGCATTTTTTATCTGATATTTATGTACCCTGTGAAGTGTGTCATGGAAAGCGGTATAATCGTGAAACATTAGAAGTAACCTATAAAAATAAAAATATTAGTGAAGTTTTGGATATGACTGTAGAAGAAGCAAGTCAATTTTTTGAAAATATTCCTAGTATTAGCCGAAAGTTAGATATTTTAAAAGATGTTGGACTAGGTTATATTCGTTTAGGACAAAGTGCAACTACTTTATCAGGTGGAGAAGCACAAAGAATTAAATTAGCTTTAGAGTTATCTAAACGTGATACTGGTAAAACCCTTTATGTTTTGGATGAACCAACTACTGGTTTACATTTTGCGGATATCTCTTTACTATTAGATGTTATTAAACGTTTGAATAGTAAAGGAAATACAATTATCATTATTGAGCACAATCTGGATGTCATTAAGACTGCTGACTATATTGTCGATTTAGGACCCGAAGGAGGAGATAAAGGTGGGGAAATTATAGCAAAAGGCACACCTGAAGAAATTGCGACTAATCCGAGATCCTATACTGGTAAGTATTTAAAAAGTTATCTAGAATAA
- the ilvA gene encoding threonine ammonia-lyase, biosynthetic: MNCYSEYVKKILTSSVYDVAQQTPLVYAKNLSERLENCIYMKREDLQPVFSFKLRGAYNRISQLSKEEASHGVITASAGNHAQGVALGAQKLGYSAIIVMPITTPQIKIDAVKHFGANVVLHGNSFSDAYQHALQLIEKNNMIYIPPFDDEYVIAGQGTIAMEIISQYPKKIDAIFIPIGGGGLAAGIATFTKNVRPDIKVIGVQTEDSCAMKQSIDQNKIVSLKSVGLFADGTAVKEVGKITYQICRDLLDDIILVDTDAICAAIKDIFNETRSIIEPSGALGLAGLKSYIIDNNIKNQTLITINSGANINFHRLRHVSERTELTEKKEIILAVTIPEKAGSFLKFIQVIGNRNITEFNYRYGNRNNAHIFVGIETNSQEDIQEITQSLTRSGFATLDLSDNEIAKIHIRHMVGGKTNEVKNEQLFSFEFPEYPNALGHFLSAFQSKWNITLFHYRNHGSDYGRVIMGIDVPPQDKEEFRQFINKLDYEFLDHTHDPAYELFLSPF, translated from the coding sequence ATGAATTGTTATTCAGAATATGTCAAAAAAATTCTTACATCTTCGGTCTATGATGTTGCTCAACAAACACCATTAGTGTACGCAAAAAACTTATCTGAACGTTTAGAGAACTGTATCTACATGAAGAGAGAAGATTTACAGCCTGTTTTTTCTTTTAAATTAAGAGGGGCTTATAATAGAATTTCTCAATTAAGCAAAGAAGAAGCCAGTCATGGTGTCATTACTGCAAGTGCGGGTAATCATGCACAAGGTGTTGCTTTAGGTGCTCAGAAACTTGGCTACTCCGCGATTATCGTAATGCCGATCACGACACCTCAAATCAAAATAGATGCTGTCAAACACTTTGGTGCGAATGTTGTATTGCATGGTAATTCTTTTTCTGATGCATACCAACACGCTCTACAATTAATTGAAAAAAATAATATGATTTATATTCCTCCTTTCGATGATGAATATGTGATAGCAGGACAAGGTACTATTGCTATGGAAATTATTAGTCAATACCCAAAAAAAATTGATGCTATATTTATACCAATTGGTGGTGGAGGACTGGCTGCAGGTATTGCCACATTTACCAAAAATGTTCGCCCAGACATTAAAGTTATTGGTGTACAAACAGAGGATTCTTGCGCCATGAAACAATCGATTGATCAAAATAAAATTGTTAGTCTAAAATCAGTTGGTTTATTTGCAGATGGGACAGCAGTTAAGGAAGTTGGTAAAATTACTTATCAAATTTGTAGAGATCTATTAGATGATATTATTTTAGTTGATACTGATGCTATTTGTGCAGCTATTAAAGATATTTTTAATGAGACTAGAAGTATTATTGAACCTTCAGGTGCTCTTGGTCTGGCTGGTTTAAAGTCCTATATTATTGATAATAATATAAAAAATCAAACATTAATTACTATCAATAGTGGTGCAAATATCAATTTTCATCGTTTACGTCATGTTTCAGAGCGAACTGAGTTAACTGAGAAAAAAGAAATTATTTTAGCTGTAACTATTCCTGAAAAAGCAGGTAGTTTTTTAAAATTTATACAAGTGATTGGTAATCGCAATATAACAGAATTTAATTATCGATATGGTAATAGGAATAATGCACATATATTTGTGGGCATAGAAACTAATAGCCAAGAGGATATCCAAGAAATTACTCAAAGTTTAACAAGATCTGGTTTTGCAACTTTGGATTTATCGGATAACGAAATTGCTAAAATCCATATCAGACATATGGTTGGTGGAAAAACTAATGAGGTTAAAAATGAACAACTTTTTAGTTTTGAGTTTCCAGAATATCCCAATGCGTTAGGTCATTTTTTAAGTGCATTTCAATCTAAATGGAATATCACTCTTTTCCATTACAGAAATCATGGTTCTGATTATGGACGCGTTATTATGGGTATAGATGTACCACCTCAAGACAAAGAAGAATTTAGACAGTTTATTAACAAGTTAGATTATGAATTTTTAGATCATACACATGACCCTGCCTATGAATTATTTTTAAGTCCCTTTTAA
- the tyrS gene encoding tyrosine--tRNA ligase, which yields MNQFMQEIQERGLIQQVTDIETLSDALEKGSITLYCGFDPTADSLHIGHLLPILMLRRFQQHGHRPIALVGGATGMIGDPSFKTAERNLNSADTVADWVKKIRKQLEPFLDFESKNAAVLVNNADWTININVLTFLRDIGKHFSVNAMMNKESVKQRLSRNDVGISFTEFAYSLLQAYDYAQLNKNYDCILQIGGSDQWGNITAGMDLTRRLNQKAVYGLTLPLITKSDGSKFGKTEKGTVWLNKDKTSPYQFYQFWLKVPDVDVYNFLKLFTFLTLAEIEEIEQTDKNSGQKPIAQKILADEITRMVHGEKLLHAAQRISKSLFAEDQSDLTESDFKQLALDGLPSCRVEEGLSIIEALNKSQLVKSNNEARTFITQNSVRLNGKLIQDNSYILSSNDKRFNRYAILRRGKRNHILLYWD from the coding sequence ATGAATCAATTTATGCAAGAAATACAAGAACGAGGGTTAATTCAACAAGTAACCGATATTGAAACATTGTCTGATGCTTTAGAAAAGGGTTCTATTACCCTATATTGTGGATTTGACCCAACGGCTGATAGTTTGCACATTGGACATTTATTACCCATATTAATGTTACGTCGCTTTCAACAACATGGACATAGGCCAATTGCATTGGTTGGTGGTGCCACTGGTATGATCGGAGATCCAAGTTTTAAAACTGCTGAAAGAAATTTAAACTCAGCAGACACTGTAGCAGATTGGGTGAAAAAGATTCGTAAACAATTGGAGCCTTTCTTAGATTTTGAGAGTAAAAATGCAGCAGTATTAGTCAATAATGCAGATTGGACTATAAATATTAATGTACTCACTTTCTTACGTGATATTGGTAAACATTTTTCTGTTAATGCCATGATGAATAAAGAGTCTGTTAAACAGCGTTTGAGTCGTAATGATGTAGGGATTTCATTTACAGAATTCGCTTATAGTTTGCTACAGGCATATGATTATGCTCAACTTAACAAAAACTATGACTGTATTTTGCAAATAGGTGGCTCTGACCAGTGGGGTAATATTACGGCAGGTATGGATTTAACTAGGAGATTAAATCAAAAAGCAGTTTATGGCTTAACCCTACCTTTAATAACTAAATCTGACGGCAGTAAATTTGGAAAAACAGAGAAGGGTACGGTTTGGTTAAATAAAGACAAAACGTCACCTTACCAATTTTATCAATTTTGGTTAAAGGTACCTGATGTGGATGTTTACAACTTCTTAAAACTATTTACCTTCTTAACGTTAGCCGAAATTGAAGAAATTGAACAAACAGATAAGAATAGTGGTCAAAAACCGATAGCACAAAAGATTTTAGCAGATGAGATTACCCGTATGGTACATGGTGAAAAATTATTACATGCAGCCCAAAGAATCTCAAAAAGCTTGTTTGCAGAAGATCAAAGTGATTTAACAGAATCTGATTTTAAACAATTAGCCTTAGATGGTTTGCCAAGTTGTCGAGTAGAAGAAGGGTTATCTATCATTGAAGCATTAAATAAGAGTCAACTGGTGAAATCAAATAATGAAGCTAGAACATTTATTACACAAAACTCAGTTCGATTGAATGGCAAATTAATCCAGGATAATAGTTATATTTTATCAAGTAATGATAAAAGATTTAATCGCTACGCTATCTTGCGCCGAGGTAAAAGAAATCACATCTTGTTATATTGGGATTAG
- a CDS encoding succinyldiaminopimelate transaminase, with translation MNPLLEQLNLYPFEKLRNLLENIKANPSLEEINLTMGEPMHEVPKFIPNILTDHYVKLSKYPTTMGTDKVREVCSNWLKDRYSVVVDSKREVLPVNGSREALFSFTQSILDTENKETYVVVPNPFYQIYEGAAILAGAKIAYANAYVPRYIPKWNEIEPNIWKKTQLVFVCTPGNPTGAVMNLQDWAELFELQKKYGFTIASDECYSEIYFSEKPLGVLQAAQKLDLDFCKKIMFTSLSKRSNLPGLRSGFVAGDANLIRHFLKYRTYHGSAMSTLVQEVSIAAWQDESHVKNNRALYQEKFSHIIPMLKREYEITEPDASFYLWLKVNDDLEFTRNLYQKHSVKVLPGSYLARETSFGNPGKNRVRIALVAPLEKCVEAVNRILDYKG, from the coding sequence ATGAATCCTTTATTAGAACAGTTAAATCTTTATCCTTTTGAAAAACTAAGAAACTTATTAGAAAACATTAAGGCTAACCCCAGTTTAGAAGAAATCAATCTAACCATGGGAGAACCAATGCATGAGGTTCCTAAATTTATCCCTAATATATTGACCGATCATTATGTGAAACTCTCTAAATACCCAACGACAATGGGAACAGATAAGGTTAGAGAGGTGTGTAGTAACTGGCTGAAAGATAGATATTCTGTTGTAGTAGACTCTAAGAGAGAGGTTCTACCGGTTAATGGTAGTCGAGAAGCATTATTTTCATTTACACAAAGTATTTTAGACACTGAAAATAAAGAAACTTATGTAGTCGTGCCTAATCCTTTTTATCAAATCTATGAAGGTGCAGCTATTTTAGCAGGTGCAAAAATAGCCTATGCCAATGCTTATGTCCCTCGGTATATTCCTAAATGGAATGAAATAGAACCCAATATTTGGAAAAAAACTCAGTTAGTATTTGTTTGCACACCAGGTAATCCTACTGGAGCTGTTATGAACCTACAAGATTGGGCAGAACTATTTGAGTTACAAAAAAAATATGGTTTTACTATTGCATCTGATGAATGTTACTCTGAAATTTATTTTTCCGAAAAACCATTGGGTGTATTACAAGCAGCTCAAAAGTTAGATTTAGATTTTTGTAAAAAAATCATGTTCACCAGTCTATCTAAGCGTTCAAATTTGCCAGGTTTAAGAAGTGGCTTTGTTGCGGGAGATGCTAATTTGATTCGTCACTTTTTAAAATATAGAACGTATCATGGTTCTGCCATGAGTACACTAGTGCAAGAAGTTTCAATAGCAGCGTGGCAGGATGAGTCACATGTCAAAAATAATCGAGCTTTATATCAAGAAAAATTTTCACATATTATTCCCATGTTAAAACGGGAATATGAGATAACTGAACCAGATGCTTCTTTTTACCTCTGGTTAAAAGTCAATGATGATTTAGAATTTACAAGAAATTTATATCAAAAACATTCTGTAAAAGTGCTACCAGGAAGTTATTTGGCTCGGGAGACCAGTTTTGGTAACCCAGGCAAAAACAGGGTACGGATTGCTTTAGTCGCACCACTTGAAAAATGCGTGGAGGCAGTTAACAGAATATTAGACTACAAAGGATAA
- the fabD gene encoding ACP S-malonyltransferase yields MAFAFLFPGQGAQKLNMMSGFTDVTIVKKTFDESSKILDLDLWALINGEDVQIINKTIITQPLLLTVEIAIYNAYLEAGGKQPDYFAGHSLGEYSALVAAQALNFSDAVRLVRTRAELMQSAIPEGSGTMAAILGLSDEDIRQVCEEVSAKDQGLVQAANYNSMNQVVIAGKTKAVELAMEMAKEKGAKRVIPLPVSVPSHCQLMQPAAEKLAKTLADIEIKKPKSKVIHNVDIISYNNPDDIKDALVRQLYSPVRWTETILSLLDCGINITVECAPAKVLTDLNKRISKEMTCTPFMSMDTVNKWIQVNQ; encoded by the coding sequence ATGGCATTCGCATTTTTATTTCCCGGGCAAGGTGCTCAAAAGTTAAATATGATGTCTGGATTTACAGATGTTACGATTGTTAAAAAAACTTTTGATGAGTCTTCCAAGATATTGGATTTAGATTTATGGGCTTTAATTAATGGTGAAGATGTACAAATAATTAATAAAACTATAATTACTCAGCCATTACTACTGACTGTAGAAATAGCTATTTACAATGCTTACTTAGAAGCAGGTGGAAAACAGCCAGATTATTTTGCAGGACATAGTTTAGGTGAATACAGTGCTTTGGTAGCAGCTCAAGCCCTAAATTTTTCAGATGCTGTTCGCCTCGTTCGTACAAGAGCCGAATTAATGCAGTCAGCTATTCCAGAAGGTTCAGGTACCATGGCTGCTATTTTAGGATTATCAGATGAAGATATTAGACAGGTGTGTGAGGAAGTAAGTGCAAAAGATCAAGGTTTAGTCCAAGCAGCCAACTATAATTCAATGAATCAAGTAGTCATTGCAGGTAAAACCAAGGCAGTAGAATTAGCGATGGAAATGGCCAAAGAAAAAGGTGCTAAAAGAGTGATTCCTTTACCAGTATCTGTGCCTTCTCATTGTCAATTAATGCAACCAGCAGCAGAAAAATTAGCCAAAACATTAGCTGATATTGAAATTAAAAAACCAAAAAGTAAAGTAATTCATAATGTTGATATTATATCATATAATAATCCAGATGATATTAAAGACGCTTTAGTCAGACAATTATATTCCCCTGTTCGGTGGACAGAGACTATACTATCGTTACTTGATTGTGGCATTAATATTACAGTTGAATGTGCACCTGCTAAGGTGTTAACTGATTTAAATAAGCGTATTTCTAAAGAAATGACTTGTACACCTTTTATGAGTATGGATACTGTCAATAAATGGATTCAGGTCAATCAATAA
- the fabG gene encoding 3-oxoacyl-ACP reductase FabG, whose product MMLVTDKIALVTGASRGIGAAVADVLANAGAIVIGTATSKEQSQKIHDRLSPFKGAGKCLNVDNNESVLETVESIQKEFGPITILVNNAGITKDNLLMRMTEKEWDDVLNINLKSIYRTSKAVLRGMMKAKEGRIINITSVIGRMGNSGQTNYAASKSGMMGFTKSLAREVGSRNITVNCIAPGFIQTDMTDNLSQETVADILSEIPLGVLGEAKDIANTVLFLASEGAKYITGQTIHVNGGLLME is encoded by the coding sequence ATGATGTTAGTAACAGACAAAATAGCATTAGTGACTGGTGCATCAAGAGGTATAGGCGCTGCAGTAGCAGACGTTTTAGCCAATGCAGGGGCGATTGTCATCGGAACAGCAACTAGTAAAGAACAAAGTCAAAAAATTCATGACCGTTTATCACCATTTAAAGGAGCGGGTAAATGTTTGAATGTTGATAATAATGAAAGTGTACTTGAAACAGTTGAGAGTATCCAAAAAGAATTTGGTCCTATTACTATTTTAGTTAATAATGCAGGAATTACTAAAGATAATCTACTGATGAGAATGACAGAAAAAGAATGGGATGATGTTTTAAATATTAATTTAAAGTCCATTTATAGAACTTCTAAAGCAGTATTAAGAGGAATGATGAAAGCTAAAGAGGGTAGAATTATCAACATTACTTCGGTAATAGGACGAATGGGGAATAGTGGTCAAACAAATTATGCAGCCAGTAAATCCGGTATGATGGGTTTTACTAAATCTTTGGCAAGAGAAGTAGGCTCAAGAAACATTACCGTTAATTGCATAGCTCCTGGATTTATCCAAACTGATATGACAGATAATTTATCGCAGGAAACGGTAGCTGATATATTAAGCGAGATCCCCTTAGGTGTTTTGGGCGAAGCAAAAGATATTGCCAACACAGTTTTATTTTTGGCTTCCGAGGGTGCAAAATATATTACAGGACAAACCATACATGTGAATGGTGGGTTATTGATGGAGTAA
- the gloB gene encoding hydroxyacylglutathione hydrolase: MKITALPAPKYHLNNYIWILELEDNVVCIDPTQEDIVLEYTKRNNLSIQHFWITHGHQDHLAGLAGLLSHFPQTEVRGSPLVLLTNQPVRDGDTFLIGENKVEVWETRGHKRDHVIFILKLDRLHIFCGDILFSAGCGRVLDGTIQELYESICRINTLPENSLFYPAHEYTQHNLEFAKYVEPSNEVVKSTLLHIQNNPHITLPVTLKHERQVNPFLRVQEPEIIQRVRKQIPNVDNTPLGIFSGLRTLRNQF, encoded by the coding sequence ATGAAAATTACAGCATTACCAGCTCCTAAATACCATCTAAATAATTATATTTGGATACTAGAGTTAGAAGATAATGTTGTTTGTATCGATCCTACGCAAGAAGATATTGTTTTAGAGTACACCAAAAGAAATAATTTATCTATCCAACATTTTTGGATCACTCATGGCCACCAAGATCATTTAGCTGGTTTAGCTGGTTTACTCTCACACTTTCCACAGACTGAGGTCAGGGGATCACCCTTAGTTTTATTAACCAATCAACCTGTGCGAGATGGTGATACTTTTTTGATAGGGGAAAATAAGGTTGAAGTATGGGAAACACGAGGCCATAAAAGAGATCATGTTATTTTTATACTAAAATTAGACCGATTACATATTTTTTGTGGTGATATTTTATTTAGTGCTGGGTGTGGTCGCGTTTTGGATGGCACAATACAAGAGCTTTATGAAAGTATCTGTCGAATTAATACCTTACCTGAAAATAGTCTATTTTATCCTGCTCATGAATACACACAACATAATTTAGAATTTGCCAAATATGTTGAACCAAGCAATGAAGTAGTTAAAAGCACATTATTACATATTCAAAACAACCCTCATATTACTTTACCCGTCACCTTAAAACATGAACGACAAGTTAATCCCTTTCTCAGAGTTCAAGAGCCTGAAATTATACAAAGAGTACGCAAACAAATACCCAATGTTGACAATACACCATTGGGTATCTTTTCAGGCTTAAGAACCTTGAGGAATCAATTTTAA
- the tal gene encoding transaldolase produces MNNIIKTRELGQQIWLDNLSRSLIHSKKLVHMRQLGVTGITTNPAIFSKAIESDSLYQKDIDKLNKKPLTAKQKYEFLAIQDVQDACDEFFDTYQESHFQYGYVSIELDPYLSQNYENSVREAKRLWQLIDRPNVMIKVPATGSGIKVFEYLISEGMNVNITLLFSLEVTRKIHYAYLNGLKTRLANAQPINHIRAVASFFLSRIDTALDVALPQHLQGKVAISIAKQAYQDWLTIFDQQQLVWLNKHDAKPIWLLWASTGTKNPDYCDVLYVDNLIGVGTVNTLPEQTLNFFVEHGTASPSLINNIDQARMVLAEVEELGISLENLSTKLQQEGLLQFEQAFQKILDQLN; encoded by the coding sequence GTGAATAATATAATAAAAACAAGAGAATTAGGACAACAAATTTGGTTAGATAATTTATCTAGATCTTTAATTCATTCAAAAAAATTAGTACATATGCGCCAACTTGGCGTTACAGGCATAACTACTAACCCTGCCATTTTTTCTAAGGCTATTGAAAGTGATTCTTTGTACCAAAAGGATATTGATAAATTAAATAAAAAACCATTAACTGCAAAGCAAAAATATGAATTTTTAGCTATTCAAGATGTTCAAGATGCCTGTGATGAATTTTTTGATACTTATCAAGAATCTCATTTTCAATATGGTTATGTTAGTATTGAATTAGATCCTTATTTATCACAAAATTATGAAAATAGTGTTCGAGAGGCCAAACGCCTATGGCAGTTAATTGACAGACCTAATGTAATGATTAAAGTTCCTGCGACTGGATCTGGTATTAAGGTTTTTGAATACTTGATTAGTGAAGGCATGAATGTCAATATTACACTTCTATTTTCTTTAGAGGTAACACGAAAAATACATTATGCTTATTTGAATGGGTTAAAGACAAGATTAGCAAATGCTCAACCTATTAATCATATTCGGGCGGTTGCTAGTTTCTTCTTATCACGAATTGATACTGCTTTGGATGTCGCTCTACCTCAACATTTACAAGGTAAAGTTGCAATTTCTATTGCGAAACAAGCCTATCAAGATTGGTTAACTATTTTTGATCAACAACAATTAGTATGGTTGAACAAGCATGATGCTAAACCTATCTGGCTATTATGGGCTTCAACTGGGACTAAAAATCCTGATTATTGTGATGTATTGTACGTTGACAATTTGATTGGTGTTGGAACAGTTAACACACTACCAGAACAAACCTTAAATTTTTTTGTAGAACATGGTACTGCAAGCCCGTCTTTAATTAATAACATTGATCAAGCTAGAATGGTATTAGCGGAAGTTGAAGAACTAGGTATTTCTTTGGAAAATTTATCAACTAAACTGCAACAAGAAGGATTATTACAATTTGAGCAGGCCTTCCAAAAAATTCTTGACCAACTTAATTAA